In Zingiber officinale cultivar Zhangliang chromosome 8B, Zo_v1.1, whole genome shotgun sequence, a single genomic region encodes these proteins:
- the LOC122017057 gene encoding noroxomaritidine/norcraugsodine reductase-like — MNSVQEHTPIDTNRWSLSGTTALVTGGSKGIGYAIVEELARLGSAVHTCARSQADLEKCLQKWRDSKLKVTGSVCDVSSPSEREKLMATVKSQFDGKLNILVNNAGTAIFKPAMEQTPEDFKLLISTNLESAFHLSQLAYPLLRDCGGGSIVFITSIAGNIGLADMSLYASTKGAMNQLTRNLACEWAKDNIRTNSVAPGYIRTPLIGPFVQDEEFVARENHRVPLGRLGEPEDVAGVVAFLCLPPSSYVNGQVIVVDGGRIVNGNH, encoded by the exons ATGAACAGCGTGCAGGAACACACTCCCATCGACACAAACAGATGGTCTCTCTCCGGGACAACTGCTCTGGTCACCGGAGGCTCCAAGGGAATCGG GTATGCGATCGTCGAGGAGCTCGCCAGACTCGGATCGGCGGTGCACACTTGCGCCCGCAGCCAGGCAGATCTGGAGAAGTGCCTGCAGAAATGGCGCGATTCCAAGCTCAAAGTCACCGGATCTGTCTGCGACGTTTCGTCCCCGAGCGAGAGAGAGAAGCTCATGGCGACGGTGAAGTCCCAATTCGACGGGAAGCTCAACATTCTG GTTAACAATGCAGGGACAGCGATCTTCAAACCGGCGATGGAGCAAACCCCGGAGGATTTCAAGCTCTTGATCAGCACAAACCTGGAATCGGCGTTCCACTTGAGCCAACTTGCTTACCCTCTCCTTAGGGATTGTGGAGGCGGCAGTATTGTGTTCATCACCTCCATCGCTGGCAATATTGGCCTGGCGGATATGTCTCTGTACGCATCCACCAAAG GAGCAATGAATCAACTGACGAGAAATCTTGCTTGTGAATGGGCCAAAGATAACATTAGAACAAACAGTGTAGCTCCAGGGTACATAAGAACACCACTCATTGGCCCT TTTGTGCAAGATGAGGAATTTGTGGCGAGGGAGAATCATCGCGTGCCTCTCGGGCGTTTGGGGGAGCCGGAGGATGTGGCCGGCGTCGTGGCCTTCCTTTGCCTCCCTCCGTCTAGCTACGTGAATGGTCAGGTCATCGTCGTCGATGGAGGTAGAATTGTGAACGGAAATCACTAA